A stretch of the Mycobacteroides immunogenum genome encodes the following:
- a CDS encoding alpha/beta fold hydrolase: MTENLSAIDTNLVGGPAFSTFTSGVDEMVIWYRTWQPPCGIEPRAAVQITHGIAEYSARYDRLARFLAARGCVVYALDLRGHGQTAGAGGLGLLGVTAWDDMTADIKQLADIARADNPGLPVIAFGHSMGSALTQSHIENHGDLLAGAVLCGTLGAVPGLTEEAYREAIGRLQTAATGEGAMVPSEFFGALLAQFNAPFVPAGATPTGSEWQTCDAGEIRAFQSDPLCGKPFSNAMTYSVIKGFHSLWEPGNESKIPSDLPILVVAGAEDPVGGRTETIQGLITRYMAQGHRRLAYRFYPGGRHEILNEPEKDQVHRDIGHWLDGVLAP; this comes from the coding sequence ATGACTGAGAACCTGTCCGCGATCGACACGAACCTCGTTGGTGGGCCAGCCTTTTCCACGTTCACCTCCGGGGTGGATGAGATGGTGATCTGGTACCGCACGTGGCAGCCGCCATGCGGCATCGAGCCGCGCGCCGCCGTCCAGATCACCCATGGCATTGCCGAATACAGCGCCCGATACGACCGGCTCGCACGGTTCCTGGCCGCACGCGGGTGCGTGGTGTACGCCCTGGACCTGCGCGGGCATGGCCAGACGGCCGGTGCTGGGGGATTGGGGCTGCTCGGGGTGACGGCCTGGGACGATATGACCGCCGACATCAAGCAGCTCGCCGATATCGCGCGTGCCGACAATCCCGGGCTGCCCGTGATCGCGTTTGGGCACAGCATGGGGTCGGCATTGACGCAGTCCCATATCGAGAATCACGGCGACCTGCTGGCGGGCGCGGTACTGTGCGGCACTCTCGGTGCGGTGCCGGGACTCACCGAAGAGGCCTATCGCGAGGCCATCGGCCGGTTGCAGACAGCGGCGACCGGCGAGGGCGCCATGGTGCCCAGTGAGTTCTTCGGCGCGCTCCTGGCCCAGTTCAACGCGCCGTTTGTGCCGGCCGGCGCCACACCCACCGGCTCGGAGTGGCAAACCTGCGATGCTGGCGAGATCCGGGCCTTCCAGTCAGATCCCCTGTGCGGCAAGCCGTTTTCCAACGCGATGACATACTCGGTCATCAAGGGATTCCACTCGTTGTGGGAACCGGGCAATGAGTCGAAGATCCCATCGGATCTGCCGATCCTCGTTGTCGCCGGGGCCGAGGACCCGGTGGGCGGCAGAACCGAGACCATCCAGGGCCTCATCACCCGATACATGGCCCAAGGTCACCGGCGCCTGGCATACCGCTTCTACCCTGGTGGGCGTCATGAAATCCTCAACGAACCGGAGAAGGATCAGGTCCACCGAGACATCGGTCACTGGCTGGACGGGGTGCTGGCGCCGTGA
- a CDS encoding LysR family transcriptional regulator produces the protein MASPIDNRSGSARYDTAVGLQSLDVYDLRCFVAVATTLNFTQAARDLHVSAPPLSRRIRDMERLLDVKLFLRDTRRVTLTAEGARLLPAARRILAQFDELPSIVSPEPSTSTRPIAYGAPPWLHPDLRAAMADLEKVHASRFTLSKWPRGSADIIAALQRGEIAFGLARPPFDSVGLVRTVVHEEPLGAVLSKNKYGTRSSISISELATLNYVTARRDTDTEYRQQVDSALESAGVPRRQNVDPGDYVGAADVISVGDGFAIAPLAPVSGARMYNLAEDICVPINDLDLTLVTCLVWQAQLAEQDHEVREIIDTAVALLRRPAAQQRADSA, from the coding sequence ATGGCGTCCCCGATCGATAATCGCTCCGGTTCTGCCCGATATGATACGGCCGTGGGTCTCCAGAGTCTTGATGTATACGACCTTCGGTGCTTTGTCGCTGTGGCAACAACACTGAATTTCACGCAGGCCGCCCGCGACCTTCATGTGTCCGCACCTCCACTTAGCCGCCGAATCCGTGACATGGAGCGGCTGTTGGACGTAAAACTGTTTCTCCGCGACACCCGTCGGGTCACCTTGACCGCCGAGGGTGCCCGGCTGCTTCCCGCCGCGCGGCGCATACTCGCGCAGTTCGATGAGTTGCCGTCCATCGTGTCTCCGGAACCGTCCACATCGACCCGGCCCATCGCTTACGGCGCACCGCCCTGGCTGCACCCCGACCTGCGTGCGGCCATGGCAGATCTAGAGAAGGTGCACGCGAGCCGCTTCACCTTGAGTAAGTGGCCACGCGGCAGTGCGGACATCATCGCGGCGCTGCAGCGCGGCGAGATCGCCTTCGGGCTGGCCCGTCCACCGTTCGATTCGGTGGGGTTGGTCAGAACCGTGGTGCACGAAGAACCTTTGGGCGCAGTGCTTTCCAAAAACAAGTACGGAACCAGATCATCGATATCGATCTCCGAACTCGCCACTTTGAACTACGTGACCGCCCGGCGGGACACCGATACCGAATACCGCCAGCAGGTGGATAGCGCCCTGGAATCCGCGGGTGTGCCCCGGCGGCAAAACGTCGACCCCGGCGACTATGTGGGTGCTGCCGACGTCATCAGCGTGGGCGACGGATTCGCCATCGCACCGCTTGCCCCCGTCAGTGGCGCCCGGATGTACAACCTCGCCGAGGACATCTGCGTACCGATCAATGATCTGGACCTCACCCTGGTCACCTGCTTGGTGTGGCAGGCACAGCTCGCCGAACAAGACCACGAGGTCCGCGAAATCATCGATACCGCCGTCGCCCTCTTGCGCAGACCCGCCGCCCAGCAGCGAGCCGACTCCGCGTAG
- a CDS encoding sensor histidine kinase — protein MVEDVGAQPNRVTAELAHLQLRELLAEVQGRIEQIVDGTRGRMDALLDAVMAVSSGLELDATLREIVCAASELVSARYGALGVVGSDEKLAEFVYEGIDEATRDMIGPLPTGHGVLGVVIDEAKPLRLRDIAAHPASVGFPANHPPMRTFLGVPVQVRGEVFGRLYLTEKLDGGEFTEDDEVVVRALAGAAGIAVENARLYQHARRREQWQRATADITAELLGGVDPGKALHLVASSAALLAEADFAFIALPAGDEEDTAELVVAVCEGKGADVLADKLIPIDGSTSGSTFVDHEPRNVGRLAVNLAEGTDLAFGPALVLPLGGGESTAGVLILLRTVGAVAFDEEQLDMAASFAGQAALALEQAEVRLAKHELDVLADRDRIARDLHDHVIQRLFAVGLAMQSTHRRSADPMVAARLADHIDQLHEVIQEIRTAIFDLHTNDESLRATLRSTINELTAETGLRVSVRMSGPLDVVPASTSGDAEAVVREAVSNVVRHARARELSVTVSVDDELVIEVVDDGIGIPEVVARSGLSGLANRAAESGGTFSVSAMDTGGTRLVWSAPLP, from the coding sequence GTGGTCGAGGACGTTGGTGCGCAACCCAATCGGGTGACAGCCGAGCTGGCTCATTTGCAGTTGCGTGAGCTACTCGCGGAGGTGCAGGGCCGGATCGAGCAGATTGTCGACGGCACCCGTGGGCGGATGGATGCCCTGCTGGACGCCGTCATGGCGGTCAGCTCCGGACTGGAACTGGATGCGACCCTGCGCGAGATCGTCTGTGCGGCATCGGAGCTCGTGAGTGCTCGATACGGTGCGCTGGGCGTGGTGGGATCGGACGAGAAGCTGGCGGAGTTCGTCTACGAGGGCATCGACGAGGCCACCCGTGACATGATCGGCCCGCTGCCCACCGGCCACGGTGTACTCGGCGTGGTGATCGACGAGGCCAAGCCGCTGCGGCTGCGGGATATCGCTGCGCACCCGGCGTCGGTCGGATTCCCCGCGAATCACCCGCCCATGCGGACGTTTCTGGGTGTGCCCGTGCAGGTGCGCGGCGAGGTGTTCGGTCGCCTGTACCTCACCGAGAAGCTCGACGGTGGGGAATTCACCGAGGACGACGAGGTGGTGGTGCGGGCGCTGGCGGGTGCGGCCGGTATCGCGGTGGAGAACGCCCGCCTGTATCAGCATGCGCGCCGCCGTGAGCAATGGCAGCGCGCCACCGCCGATATCACCGCCGAACTGCTCGGGGGCGTTGACCCGGGTAAGGCGCTACACCTGGTGGCGTCGAGTGCGGCGCTGCTGGCGGAGGCGGACTTCGCGTTCATCGCGCTGCCCGCCGGCGATGAGGAGGACACCGCCGAGCTGGTGGTGGCGGTGTGCGAGGGCAAGGGCGCGGACGTGCTCGCCGACAAACTGATCCCCATCGATGGCTCAACTTCGGGAAGCACTTTCGTCGATCACGAGCCCCGGAATGTGGGGCGGCTCGCGGTGAATCTGGCCGAGGGAACGGACCTGGCTTTTGGGCCTGCCCTGGTGCTGCCGCTCGGGGGCGGGGAGTCGACGGCAGGTGTGCTGATCCTGCTTCGGACCGTCGGCGCGGTCGCGTTCGACGAGGAGCAGCTCGATATGGCGGCTTCTTTCGCGGGGCAGGCGGCGTTGGCGCTGGAGCAGGCCGAGGTCCGTTTGGCCAAACACGAATTGGATGTGCTGGCCGATCGTGATCGCATTGCCCGCGACCTACACGACCACGTCATTCAGCGGCTGTTCGCCGTGGGGCTGGCGATGCAGAGCACCCACCGCCGGTCGGCGGACCCGATGGTGGCGGCCCGGCTCGCCGATCACATCGACCAGCTGCACGAGGTGATCCAGGAGATCCGGACCGCCATCTTCGATTTGCACACCAACGACGAATCCCTGCGTGCCACATTGCGATCCACCATCAACGAGCTCACCGCCGAGACAGGGCTGCGGGTGTCCGTGCGGATGAGCGGGCCCCTGGATGTGGTGCCTGCCAGCACCTCGGGCGACGCGGAGGCGGTGGTGCGCGAGGCCGTGAGCAATGTGGTCCGGCATGCCCGCGCCAGAGAATTGTCGGTGACGGTGTCGGTGGACGACGAATTGGTCATCGAGGTCGTCGACGACGGTATCGGCATACCGGAAGTGGTGGCGCGCAGCGGATTGAGCGGTCTCGCGAACCGGGCCGCCGAGTCGGGCGGCACGTTCAGTGTCTCGGCGATGGACACCGGAGGCACCCGGCTGGTGTGGTCGGCTCCACTGCCGTAG
- a CDS encoding response regulator transcription factor: MITVFLVDDHEVVRRGLADLLEEEEDFSVIGQASSVAEAMARIPALQPDIAVLDIRLPDGNGVELCRELRSKLPNLNCLMLTSFTDEHAMLDAIMAGAGGYVIKDIKGMELISAVRTVGAGRSLLDNRAAAALMNKLRAAADNPSPLAGLTAQERTLLELIGEGLTNRQIAERMFLAEKTVKNYVSRLLTKLDLERRTQVAVLATKLARENQGLHG; encoded by the coding sequence ATGATCACAGTGTTCCTGGTCGATGACCACGAGGTAGTCCGGCGCGGTCTGGCCGATCTACTGGAAGAGGAAGAGGATTTCTCGGTGATCGGGCAGGCGTCCTCGGTCGCCGAGGCGATGGCGCGTATCCCTGCGCTGCAACCCGATATCGCGGTGCTGGATATTCGGCTGCCCGACGGCAACGGGGTTGAGCTATGCCGTGAACTGCGTTCCAAGCTGCCGAACCTCAACTGTCTGATGCTCACATCATTCACCGACGAACACGCCATGCTCGACGCGATCATGGCCGGTGCCGGTGGCTATGTGATCAAGGACATCAAGGGCATGGAGCTCATCTCCGCGGTCCGCACCGTCGGGGCGGGGCGCTCACTGCTGGATAACCGGGCGGCAGCGGCGTTGATGAACAAACTGCGTGCCGCGGCAGACAATCCGTCGCCGTTGGCCGGACTGACCGCCCAGGAACGCACACTGCTGGAGCTGATCGGGGAGGGGCTGACCAACCGTCAGATTGCGGAGCGAATGTTCTTGGCGGAGAAGACAGTCAAGAACTACGTCTCGCGGCTGCTCACCAAACTGGATCTCGAGCGCCGCACCCAGGTTGCCGTGCTGGCCACCAAACTCGCGCGCGAGAATCAGGGACTGCACGGCTGA
- the rplA gene encoding 50S ribosomal protein L1, which produces MSKNSKAYREAAEKVDREKLYSPLEATKLAKETSSKKYDATVEVAMRLGVDPRKADQMVRGTVNLPHGTGKTARVIVFAVGDKAEAATAAGADVVGSDDLIEKIQGGWLEFDAAIATPDQMAKVGRIARVLGPRGLMPNPKTGTVTPDVAKAVTDIKGGKINFRVDKHSNLHLIIGKASFDAEKLTENYGAVLDEILRAKPSSAKGRYLKKVVVSTTTGPGIQVDPGVTRNFLEA; this is translated from the coding sequence ATGAGCAAGAACAGCAAGGCATATCGCGAGGCCGCCGAAAAGGTGGACCGCGAGAAGCTGTACAGCCCTCTGGAGGCCACCAAGCTGGCCAAGGAGACCTCGTCGAAGAAGTACGACGCCACTGTTGAGGTCGCGATGCGCCTCGGTGTCGACCCCCGTAAGGCTGACCAGATGGTCCGCGGCACCGTGAACCTTCCGCACGGTACCGGTAAGACCGCTCGCGTCATCGTCTTCGCGGTGGGCGACAAGGCCGAAGCGGCCACGGCCGCCGGCGCCGATGTTGTCGGTAGTGACGACCTGATCGAGAAGATCCAGGGCGGGTGGCTGGAGTTCGACGCCGCCATCGCCACCCCGGATCAGATGGCCAAGGTCGGCCGCATCGCCCGTGTCCTGGGCCCGCGCGGTCTGATGCCGAACCCCAAGACCGGCACCGTGACCCCCGACGTGGCCAAGGCCGTCACCGACATCAAGGGCGGAAAGATCAACTTCCGCGTCGACAAGCACTCCAACCTTCACCTGATCATCGGCAAGGCGTCGTTCGACGCCGAGAAGCTGACGGAGAACTACGGAGCGGTGCTCGACGAGATCCTGCGTGCCAAGCCGTCCTCGGCCAAGGGACGCTACCTGAAGAAGGTCGTCGTCAGCACCACCACCGGCCCGGGCATCCAGGTCGACCCGGGCGTGACCCGGAACTTCCTGGAGGCCTAA
- the rplK gene encoding 50S ribosomal protein L11, with protein MAPKKKKVVGLIKLQIKAGEANPAPPVGPALGQHGVNIMEFCKAYNAATESQRGNVIPVEISVYEDRSFTFALKTPPAAKLLLKAAGVPKGSGEPHKTKVAKVSWDQVREIAETKKEDLNANDIDAAAKIIAGTARSMGITVE; from the coding sequence ATGGCCCCGAAGAAGAAAAAGGTCGTCGGGCTGATCAAGCTTCAGATCAAGGCCGGCGAAGCCAACCCCGCGCCTCCGGTCGGTCCCGCGCTCGGTCAGCACGGCGTCAACATCATGGAGTTCTGCAAGGCGTACAACGCCGCGACGGAGTCGCAGCGCGGAAACGTCATCCCCGTGGAGATCAGTGTCTACGAGGACCGCAGCTTCACCTTCGCACTCAAGACCCCTCCCGCCGCCAAGCTGCTGTTGAAGGCCGCCGGTGTGCCCAAGGGTTCCGGTGAGCCGCACAAGACCAAGGTCGCCAAGGTGAGCTGGGATCAGGTGCGCGAGATCGCAGAGACGAAGAAGGAAGACCTCAACGCGAACGACATCGACGCCGCCGCCAAGATCATTGCCGGCACCGCGCGTTCGATGGGCATCACCGTCGAATAG
- the nusG gene encoding transcription termination/antitermination protein NusG, producing the protein MTTFDGDAASEPEDTADTAASVDVIDESDSAAPESTESTESSSEEPGAEVETDEDADPAATLKAQLRREPGEWYVIHSYAGYENKVKANLQTRVQNLDVGDYIFQIEVPTEEVTEIKNGQRKQVNRKVLPGYILVRMELNDESWGAVRNTPGVTGFVGATSRPSPLSLDDVVKFLLPQTPAKKPAKGGTATDTATASSAEAGALERPAIEVDFEVGESVTVTDGPFATLPASISEVNAEQQRLKVLVSIFGRETPVELNFTQVEKL; encoded by the coding sequence GTGACGACCTTCGACGGCGACGCTGCGAGCGAGCCAGAAGACACCGCTGATACGGCTGCGTCGGTTGACGTAATCGACGAGTCCGACAGCGCTGCGCCTGAGTCGACTGAGTCGACTGAGTCGTCTTCGGAAGAGCCGGGCGCCGAGGTAGAGACTGACGAGGATGCCGACCCTGCCGCCACGCTGAAGGCTCAGCTGCGTCGCGAGCCCGGCGAGTGGTATGTCATTCACTCGTACGCCGGATACGAGAACAAGGTCAAGGCCAACCTGCAGACCCGTGTGCAGAACCTGGACGTGGGCGATTACATCTTCCAGATCGAGGTGCCCACCGAAGAGGTCACCGAGATCAAGAACGGTCAGCGCAAGCAGGTCAACCGCAAGGTGCTGCCCGGCTACATCCTGGTCCGGATGGAACTGAACGACGAGTCCTGGGGCGCGGTGCGCAACACCCCGGGCGTCACCGGGTTTGTCGGCGCGACCTCGCGTCCGTCGCCGCTGTCGCTCGATGATGTGGTGAAGTTCCTGCTCCCGCAGACCCCCGCCAAGAAGCCGGCCAAGGGCGGAACCGCCACGGACACCGCGACGGCGTCGTCCGCCGAAGCCGGTGCCCTGGAGCGCCCGGCCATCGAGGTGGACTTCGAGGTCGGCGAGTCGGTCACCGTCACCGACGGTCCGTTCGCGACGCTGCCCGCCAGCATCAGCGAGGTCAACGCCGAACAGCAGCGCCTCAAGGTGCTGGTGTCCATCTTCGGTCGCGAGACCCCGGTCGAGCTCAACTTCACCCAGGTGGAGAAGCTCTAA
- the secE gene encoding preprotein translocase subunit SecE → MSDELDEPDTGTAESDRAVTSTKPLRPTGKRTRRADASTVATELTESGASETGEVKKKAGKKSRKPANKKDKSGPSRNPFVQLWVFLQQVVAELRKVIWPNRKQMVSYTSVVLVFLVFMVTLIGVIDLGLARLIMLVFG, encoded by the coding sequence ATGAGCGACGAGCTAGACGAGCCCGACACCGGCACTGCCGAGAGCGACCGGGCCGTCACCTCGACCAAGCCGCTTCGCCCGACGGGTAAGCGGACCCGCCGTGCTGACGCCTCGACCGTGGCTACGGAACTCACCGAATCCGGTGCGTCCGAGACCGGTGAGGTGAAGAAGAAGGCTGGGAAGAAGAGCCGTAAACCGGCCAATAAGAAGGACAAGTCGGGTCCGTCGCGTAACCCGTTCGTCCAGCTTTGGGTGTTCCTCCAGCAGGTTGTCGCTGAGCTGCGCAAGGTCATTTGGCCGAACCGCAAGCAGATGGTCAGCTACACCTCGGTGGTGCTGGTCTTCCTGGTGTTCATGGTCACCCTGATCGGTGTGATTGACCTGGGCTTGGCCCGGCTGATCATGCTGGTGTTCGGGTAG
- a CDS encoding FAS1-like dehydratase domain-containing protein — translation MALSLDVVGMTHKYSQTYVVGREKIREFAKSIKSESPASHDVAAAAELGHKGLVASVTFPAVMALLVQKEFFRTYDVGMETMQIVQTDQKFVFHKPLAEGDELSCDFEVLSHKESFGVDIVTTRNVVRDQHGEVVLEAFTTLMGRDSDRMADIKLI, via the coding sequence ATGGCGCTGAGTCTCGACGTCGTCGGAATGACGCATAAGTACTCCCAGACCTATGTGGTGGGCCGCGAGAAGATCCGCGAGTTCGCCAAGTCCATCAAATCCGAGTCGCCCGCCAGCCACGATGTCGCGGCGGCCGCGGAGCTGGGCCACAAGGGTCTTGTCGCCTCGGTTACCTTTCCGGCGGTGATGGCGCTGCTGGTGCAGAAGGAATTCTTCCGGACCTATGACGTCGGCATGGAAACCATGCAGATCGTCCAGACCGATCAAAAGTTTGTTTTCCACAAGCCGCTGGCCGAAGGGGACGAGCTGTCCTGCGACTTCGAGGTGCTCTCGCACAAGGAGTCCTTCGGGGTGGACATCGTCACCACCCGGAACGTCGTCCGCGACCAGCACGGTGAGGTTGTACTCGAGGCATTCACCACGCTGATGGGCCGTGATTCGGACCGAATGGCCGATATCAAGCTGATCTGA
- the hadB gene encoding (3R)-hydroxyacyl-ACP dehydratase subunit HadB, whose product MALREFSSVNVGDQLPEKTIQLTRQDLVNYAGVSGDLNPIHWDDETAKLVGLEDGAIAHGMLTMGLGGGYITDWVGDPAAVTEYNVRFTSFVTVPNDGVGAEILFTGRVKSVDADAKSVTIALTATTNGKKIFGRAVASATLA is encoded by the coding sequence ATGGCACTGCGCGAGTTCAGTTCGGTCAACGTGGGAGACCAGCTGCCGGAGAAGACGATTCAGCTCACCCGGCAGGATCTTGTCAATTACGCAGGGGTCTCCGGTGACCTCAACCCGATCCACTGGGACGACGAGACCGCCAAGCTGGTCGGCCTCGAAGACGGCGCCATCGCGCACGGCATGCTCACCATGGGTCTTGGCGGCGGCTACATCACCGATTGGGTCGGCGACCCGGCGGCGGTGACCGAGTACAACGTGCGTTTCACCAGCTTCGTCACCGTTCCCAATGACGGTGTCGGTGCCGAGATCCTGTTCACCGGCCGCGTCAAGTCGGTTGATGCCGATGCCAAGTCGGTGACCATCGCGCTGACCGCCACCACCAACGGCAAGAAAATCTTCGGACGAGCCGTTGCGTCTGCGACGCTGGCGTAA
- the hadA gene encoding (3R)-hydroxyacyl-ACP dehydratase subunit HadA — protein sequence MALSQDLVGTHYRYPDHYVVGREKIREHAEAVKCLNQAHHDEAGAAELGHGALVAPPTFLAVFGYTAQSAFFEDANIGIKDEKIVQVDQAFKYFRPVRAGDTLYCDVYVDSIRRSFGTDIIVIKNIITNDKGEFVTESYTTLAGRAEGDGEEGGFN from the coding sequence GTGGCTTTATCGCAAGATCTCGTCGGAACGCACTACCGATACCCGGACCACTATGTGGTTGGGCGAGAGAAGATTCGCGAGCACGCCGAGGCAGTCAAATGCCTTAACCAGGCTCATCACGACGAGGCCGGGGCAGCGGAGCTTGGACATGGAGCGCTGGTAGCGCCTCCGACTTTTCTGGCCGTTTTCGGGTACACGGCACAGTCGGCATTCTTTGAAGACGCGAATATCGGCATCAAGGACGAGAAGATCGTTCAGGTTGATCAGGCGTTCAAGTACTTCCGCCCGGTAAGGGCCGGAGACACGCTGTACTGCGATGTTTACGTGGACTCGATCCGCCGATCGTTCGGTACCGACATCATCGTCATCAAGAACATCATCACCAATGACAAGGGCGAGTTCGTCACGGAGTCGTACACCACTCTGGCCGGACGTGCCGAAGGCGACGGAGAAGAAGGCGGGTTCAACTGA
- the rpmG gene encoding 50S ribosomal protein L33, translating to MASSTDVRPKITLACETCKHRNYITKKNRRNDPDRLELKKFCPNCGSHQPHKESR from the coding sequence GTGGCCTCCAGCACCGACGTCCGGCCCAAGATCACCTTGGCATGTGAGACGTGCAAGCACCGTAACTACATCACCAAGAAGAACCGGCGTAACGACCCAGACCGGCTGGAACTGAAGAAGTTCTGCCCGAACTGCGGATCGCACCAGCCGCACAAGGAATCCCGCTAG
- a CDS encoding bifunctional aminoglycoside phosphotransferase/ATP-binding protein produces MAGCPRRASGNDEVMRSLRSTISPTSVGAEIRETHTGIVILVGGMAYKIKKPVVTNCLDFSTPELRERACAREVALNSRISHDSYIGVSHLTAPDGGSGEPVVVMRRYPDTARLSAMAKAKRVTKAHLDAIAEVLAGFHKRADRSPSIDEAGSLDTIVDRWDDTLATLEKYAGTVLAADDVRLIRTLATQFISGRAVLFAQRVADGRIIDGHGDLLASDIFCLPNGPVLLDCLEFDDQLRHVDGLDDAAFLAMDLEFLGRPDLGEYFMNRYVELSADTAPEPLRHFYIAYRALVRAKVDCSRFTQGQRSALGRATKHVAMALSHLGAATVRLVLVGGGPGAGKSTLARRISEDIGAQVISTDEVRHQLHRLGVISGGKGVLDGGLYTAENVNAVYDAVLRRARLSLASGHTVILDGTWRSPRHRLRAHQLAYEAGAPMVEFLCMAPLVTAQHRVATRHDGISDAAGDIAAALGAEFVSPDRGWGEAHVIDTRQPLDRSTAEAEELCRQALYAPVPCRLR; encoded by the coding sequence ATGGCCGGATGTCCGCGGCGTGCGTCCGGCAACGATGAGGTCATGCGCTCACTACGGTCGACCATAAGCCCTACCTCCGTTGGTGCCGAGATACGCGAAACGCACACGGGCATTGTGATTTTGGTCGGAGGGATGGCCTACAAGATCAAGAAGCCCGTCGTCACGAACTGCCTGGACTTCAGCACACCCGAGCTTCGTGAGAGAGCCTGCGCCCGCGAGGTGGCGCTCAACAGCCGCATCTCGCACGACAGCTATATCGGCGTATCGCATCTCACCGCCCCCGATGGCGGGTCGGGTGAGCCGGTCGTGGTGATGCGGCGTTACCCGGATACCGCGCGGCTGTCGGCGATGGCCAAGGCCAAGCGGGTCACCAAGGCGCACCTGGACGCGATCGCCGAGGTGCTGGCGGGATTTCACAAACGTGCCGATCGCAGTCCGTCGATCGACGAGGCCGGATCCCTGGACACCATCGTCGACCGGTGGGACGACACCTTGGCCACCCTGGAGAAATACGCGGGAACAGTGCTCGCGGCCGACGATGTGCGCCTGATCCGCACGCTCGCCACCCAGTTCATCTCAGGTCGCGCGGTGCTTTTCGCGCAGCGCGTGGCCGATGGGAGAATCATTGACGGGCACGGAGATCTGCTGGCCAGCGACATCTTTTGCCTGCCCAACGGTCCGGTGCTGCTCGACTGCCTGGAGTTCGACGACCAGCTACGTCACGTGGACGGGCTCGACGACGCGGCCTTCCTGGCGATGGATCTGGAGTTTCTGGGGCGCCCGGACCTGGGCGAGTACTTCATGAATCGCTATGTGGAGTTGTCCGCCGACACCGCGCCGGAACCCTTGCGGCACTTTTACATCGCGTATCGCGCGTTGGTGCGGGCCAAGGTGGACTGCAGCCGGTTCACCCAGGGGCAGCGGTCGGCCCTGGGGCGGGCCACCAAGCATGTGGCGATGGCGTTGAGTCATCTGGGGGCGGCCACGGTACGGCTGGTTCTCGTCGGTGGCGGCCCGGGCGCCGGTAAGAGCACATTGGCCCGCCGGATATCGGAAGATATTGGTGCTCAGGTAATTTCGACAGACGAAGTACGTCACCAGCTACACCGGCTCGGCGTCATATCCGGCGGAAAGGGTGTGCTGGACGGCGGGCTGTACACCGCGGAGAACGTGAACGCGGTCTATGACGCGGTACTGAGGCGCGCGCGGCTGTCGCTGGCCAGCGGTCACACCGTGATCCTGGACGGGACATGGCGCAGCCCGCGGCACCGGCTGCGTGCGCATCAGCTTGCCTATGAGGCGGGTGCGCCGATGGTGGAATTTCTGTGCATGGCGCCGCTGGTCACCGCGCAGCATCGAGTCGCCACCCGTCATGACGGAATCTCGGATGCTGCCGGTGACATCGCCGCCGCACTGGGCGCCGAGTTCGTGAGTCCGGACCGGGGGTGGGGTGAGGCTCACGTGATCGATACCCGCCAGCCGCTGGACCGGTCCACCGCGGAGGCCGAGGAATTATGCAGGCAGGCGCTGTACGCACCGGTGCCCTGCCGCCTCCGATAA